The sequence below is a genomic window from Geothermobacter ehrlichii.
TCACCAAATTTGTGCAACCAAGCTACCCCTCAGCAGCCCAAACAGGAGATCAAAGAAAGACAACACACGCCGACAGCCCCCCAGTCCGTTTTAACAAACGTCGACTATACACAGGCTTGCATTTTAGGTCAAATGATTCGTCCATGAACCATTGATGGGCGAACCCATTTTGCGGGCACACAAAACCAACCACATGAACGTTTCATGAAGCCCCGACAGCTAATTCCACCGGCTCTCTTTCCACCGCCCAAAACAGGCCCTTCCCCAAACAAAAGAGGACAACTCCTCTCGAACAATTCAGCAAAGAGTCATGTGGACGTAGCTCGTTGCAGTCGACCATCCCCCTGCAAGTCGCCTCCTGGTTTTCGGTCAGGTTGTTTCAAAATTCAATCGTAGCCATGGTTTTCAACATGTTGCTCTTGACCCGACAACACCATAGTCTTCCATGAACGTAGGCATCTGGATCAGAGTCTCAACCGAAGATCAGGCCCGTGGCGAATCCCCCAGGAACCACGAGGCCCGCGCTCGCATGTATGCCGAGATCAAAGGCTGGCAGGTTGTGGAGATTTACGACTTGTCTGAAGTGGCGGACAAGAGCATCGACCGGCGCATCTTCACGGATGCGTTTTCTGCCGCAGAAAGAGCGAAAGGAGAAAATCCAGGATGAACTGCCGAGGATACAGGCCGAGATCGATCACCTCAAAACGAGCTCGACCGCATCGACCTGCACATCGAGGCGCCGCGCGTCGCCCACAAAGACCTGGCCGCCACCACCGGCGCCGAGCCTTCCGCCGCCATCCGCGCCCGGGTGGAGGCGGCGCGACAGATTCAGCGGCAACGCCTGGAACCCTTCGGCCTGCACACCAACAGCCAGATGCAGGCCCGGCACCTGAAGCAGTTCTGCCGACTGGACAGCGAAGGGGAAAAGCTGCTGGAAATGGTGGTCGACCGGCTGGGGATGTCGGCCCGCAGTTACGCACGCATCCTCAAGGTCGCCCGCACCATCGCCGACCTGGCGGGAGAGGAAAGCATCCGCCAGCCGCACCTGGCCGAGGCGGTGCAGTACCGTGGGCTGGACCGGAAGCTGGGGTAGCAAATTCCCGTTTCGTCACCCCGCCCGGGCGACAAATGTGTCCGGCGACAACAACCAATCTTGCGGACGTCCCTGCCGCTCTGTCACCAAAAAGTCATTCATGTCAACGACACTGTCGTTCGGTGACGAAGAGAGGCATCCCTCATCATCAAACAGCGTCAGGACCGATGTCCAGCCTCCTCCACAAGATCCCGGATAACCTCGCCGGCCATGGTCAGGCCGAAGATGGGGGGGATGTACGATGAACTGCCGAGAATCACCCGTCGGTCGGTACAGCGCCAGCGCTGGTCGTCCTTGTTGGGGCAGATGCAGTTTTCGGCGCAGATGGCGCTCTGGGCGGAGAGGGGGCGAAACTCCTCGGTCGAATAGACCACCTTCACCCCCCGGTCGATACCGCGCTTGCGCAGCTCGCGGCGGATGATGCGGGCCAGGCGGCATTTCTGGGTGTCGGCCAGATCGGCGACCCGGATCCGGGTCGGATCGAGCTTGTTGGCCGCCCCCATGGAGGCGATGACCGGCATCTGCTGCCGCAGACAGGATTCGATCAGGTGCAGCTTGGCGGTGATGTGGTCGATGCAGTCGAGCACATAGTCGTAGCGGCCGCCGAGCAGCTTTTCGCTCTGCCCGGCGTCGTAGAAGGCCTGCACCGGCCGCACCTCGCAGGCCGGGTTGATCGCCCGGCAGCGTTCGGCCATCACCTCGACCTTGGGCCGGCCGATGGTACCGTCGAG
It includes:
- a CDS encoding tRNA threonylcarbamoyladenosine dehydratase; protein product: MNEHRFSRLQLLVGEAGLQRLRSASVAVFGIGGVGSYAAEALARGGVGRITLVDFDDICLTNVNRQIHALDGTIGRPKVEVMAERCRAINPACEVRPVQAFYDAGQSEKLLGGRYDYVLDCIDHITAKLHLIESCLRQQMPVIASMGAANKLDPTRIRVADLADTQKCRLARIIRRELRKRGIDRGVKVVYSTEEFRPLSAQSAICAENCICPNKDDQRWRCTDRRVILGSSSYIPPIFGLTMAGEVIRDLVEEAGHRS
- a CDS encoding magnesium chelatase subunit ChlI family protein; the encoded protein is MAATTGAEPSAAIRARVEAARQIQRQRLEPFGLHTNSQMQARHLKQFCRLDSEGEKLLEMVVDRLGMSARSYARILKVARTIADLAGEESIRQPHLAEAVQYRGLDRKLG
- a CDS encoding recombinase family protein encodes the protein MNVGIWIRVSTEDQARGESPRNHEARARMYAEIKGWQVVEIYDLSEVADKSIDRRIFTDAFSAAERAKGENPG